The Planktothrix agardhii NIES-204 genomic interval GAATGACGGTGACTTTAATAGCTTCGGAAGCAATTAATGGGATTCTCTTGGCAAAAGCCATCTCTCAGCCCCGTGGTTTGTTTAATGCTCCTGGCAACCTACAGGATTTTGTCCAACCCCTTGATTTTTTTGTAGTTCTGGCTAATACCCATACAATTGTGGCCCATTTTGTTGGGATCGCAGGTGGTTTGTGGCTGATCAATCGAATTTATAAGAATTAGGGAACACCGGAACACCGGAACAGGAAACAGAAAGAATGTACTTATAGACAAGGGTTTTGGGTTTTTGTCAATCTTTCTTAACAAAAAGTTGCAAACTTCTGGAAACTGTGTTAACTTTTATGTAGTTAGCTCAAGCAAGCAGGAGATTTTTTGATTATGGAAAGCAAAGATACCAAGTTTGGGTTTACAGAATTCGCGGAGACTTGGAATGGCCGTTTAGCCATGTTAGGTTTCACCATCGGTTTAGCCACGGAACTTCTAACCGGTCAAGGGATTCTGTCTCAATTAGGTTTAATGTAATTTTTCCGGTTGTTTTCAACGCATTCAAGGGTTCTAGGACTTAACCTGAGAACCCCATTTACCCCCTAAATAGTAAAAAATCCCTCAAATTCGTAGTGTTTGGGGGATTTTTGTGATTAGAAATAGGGCTTGCTGAAAAAGTAACAGAATTAGACGAGTAATGTATTATTGCGATCGCTATTCCTGTATTCTTTATAGCAACCAAACGCGATCGCAGATTCAGACCGATCAACAGTTTCC includes:
- a CDS encoding high light inducible protein; the encoded protein is MESKDTKFGFTEFAETWNGRLAMLGFTIGLATELLTGQGILSQLGLM